A window of the Methanobrevibacter sp. genome harbors these coding sequences:
- a CDS encoding MFS transporter, with protein sequence MNEKANESSWFPLIVVACASFIIVLDSFFMNVSISRIVVDLSTDVSTIQMIVSFCTLITAALILFSTKLQDIVGKKKLFVIGAALFGIGIFAAVLSSSVTMFFVGWAAIKGVAAALMLPAIVSIISGIYSGRKRTIALATLGVMAGLADILAPLLGGLITTFFSWRYTFACELIFILFILVMQNKIPDFKPTESKSDLDIIGAILSGICLLLLVLGILTLTKDVATSITEIILGLIVLAIFIWFELKRKRSGKVPLIDVDLFRDKNLRIGTSIKLLYNIIISGTFFVMVLFFQSVLQLNPFDTGLASLPFVMALFIFSLTAPKLIGKLNHKTIMAVGCIISIVGCLILSYQFKLNVNMLDLIPGQFLLGTGLGFMMALASDVALFDVPAEGQNNASGIITTGETLGSSLGTAIIGIILILGVMGGISTAVDTYAPDYSGDEHFHQEVYDYFQKLETIEGQDSIVVDTADIIIQNAMASVMYGLAVVLAAILIQTLRIKNNNIKKQ encoded by the coding sequence ATGAATGAAAAGGCTAACGAGAGTTCTTGGTTTCCGTTAATAGTTGTGGCTTGTGCTTCCTTTATTATAGTATTGGACTCTTTTTTCATGAATGTTAGCATTTCTAGAATTGTTGTTGATTTGAGTACTGATGTTAGTACTATTCAAATGATCGTGTCGTTTTGTACTCTTATCACTGCTGCGTTGATACTGTTCAGTACCAAACTTCAGGACATAGTTGGTAAAAAGAAACTGTTTGTAATTGGTGCTGCACTTTTTGGTATCGGCATATTTGCTGCAGTATTGAGTTCAAGTGTTACAATGTTTTTTGTCGGATGGGCAGCGATTAAAGGTGTTGCTGCGGCATTAATGCTGCCTGCCATAGTTTCAATAATAAGCGGAATATATTCCGGAAGAAAGCGTACAATTGCTTTGGCAACTCTCGGGGTAATGGCAGGACTTGCAGATATTTTAGCTCCACTCCTTGGTGGGCTTATTACAACTTTTTTCAGCTGGAGATACACTTTCGCATGTGAATTAATATTCATTTTATTTATTTTAGTAATGCAAAATAAAATACCTGATTTTAAGCCTACTGAATCTAAAAGCGATCTTGATATTATTGGTGCTATACTTTCCGGTATATGTCTTCTTTTGCTTGTGCTTGGTATTTTGACTCTGACTAAGGATGTTGCTACCAGCATAACTGAGATAATTTTGGGATTGATAGTCTTGGCAATCTTTATATGGTTTGAACTCAAAAGAAAAAGGTCAGGCAAGGTGCCATTGATTGATGTTGATTTATTTAGAGACAAAAATTTGCGTATAGGTACATCTATTAAGTTATTATATAATATTATAATATCCGGAACATTTTTTGTAATGGTTCTGTTTTTCCAAAGTGTATTGCAGTTAAATCCATTCGATACGGGTTTGGCTTCACTTCCGTTTGTTATGGCTTTGTTTATTTTTTCATTGACCGCTCCAAAACTAATAGGAAAACTGAATCACAAGACAATCATGGCAGTAGGATGTATAATATCCATTGTCGGATGTCTGATTTTAAGTTATCAATTTAAATTAAATGTAAATATGCTGGATTTAATTCCAGGACAGTTTTTACTTGGGACAGGTCTTGGTTTTATGATGGCTTTAGCATCGGATGTTGCATTATTCGATGTTCCTGCTGAAGGCCAAAATAACGCATCAGGTATTATTACAACTGGTGAAACATTAGGTTCCTCATTGGGAACAGCAATCATTGGAATAATTCTAATTCTTGGAGTTATGGGTGGTATTAGTACTGCAGTCGATACCTATGCGCCTGATTATTCAGGGGACGAACATTTCCATCAGGAGGTCTATGATTACTTCCAAAAATTAGAGACTATAGAGGGACAAGACAGTATTGTTGTGGATACTGCAGATATAATTATTCAGAATGCAATGGCATCCGTAATGTATGGATTGGCCGTCGTGTTAGCAGCTATTTTAATTCAAACGCTGCGGATAAAAAACAATAATATTAAAAAACAATGA
- a CDS encoding ABC transporter transmembrane domain-containing protein, whose amino-acid sequence MKKFLSVSLKFQWKTVLAIFALIAVQTYFQMEIIDLFGAALTGVKQQNADLLFKSGLNMVGYTILSMISLYAVSLLSTRVASNAAYKIREKIFHILMNLPDEEVAQFKISGLTTRSTRGMSSEQGFLVIILEQLILIPVTFIAVVYEIALIDTSYAIFFLALIAILSMIIILRMKKIVEIFFRAKKTYGMLNQLFLSKISDIADKIPYNKKEYEAEFEKACENSYDKNVKYISSQYYLGPLLMWGLYFIVLITLAMVNSGYTIGFETDSVFDSFIILMYIAYFIGTLTPIPALIDRWPRAYATSVRLEEVLTIEDKIIKSKNTDANPKAIEIVEEDIAWEDKGIWAERNDILDKFTDILKEDKIKIIISMILLTVSTLCIVYAPKVAGKTANLLLSNSNTFNDPTVYTNLAILILLYSGGYLLTIPTKKIMGTIGEKVAYNLRMQLFDKIDAIGSGYIKENSKGLIFSRLNNDVMNIREFVSSRFSDIYAQILSIILVIVLMLMTDFRLSLVYIAILPIYAIAFYLCDYKSRDYYDGHQKHLGRLMSNFERGLSNRDSFHEKGFKNINQTVIDYYTKSKNVTNAMVPITTFLTNISNITVYMAGIYFLSVNEIQLGTLLAVIMYGQLLTKPIKKISKSIASIETSFSSIKRIFAIIDYENDE is encoded by the coding sequence ATGAAAAAGTTTTTGAGTGTATCATTAAAATTCCAATGGAAAACAGTACTGGCTATTTTCGCATTAATCGCCGTTCAGACATACTTTCAAATGGAAATAATTGACCTATTCGGTGCTGCTTTGACGGGAGTTAAACAGCAGAATGCAGATTTGCTTTTCAAATCCGGATTGAATATGGTAGGGTATACAATCCTTTCAATGATTTCCCTTTATGCGGTCTCTTTACTCTCAACAAGAGTGGCTTCAAATGCAGCATATAAAATCCGTGAGAAAATATTTCATATCCTGATGAACCTGCCTGATGAGGAAGTTGCTCAATTTAAAATTTCAGGGCTAACTACACGGTCAACCAGGGGTATGTCCTCAGAACAGGGATTTTTAGTGATAATACTCGAACAGTTAATACTGATTCCCGTTACATTCATAGCAGTCGTATATGAAATAGCATTGATTGATACGTCTTATGCGATATTCTTCTTGGCACTTATTGCCATTCTTTCCATGATTATAATTTTAAGAATGAAAAAAATTGTAGAAATATTTTTCAGAGCTAAAAAGACATACGGAATGCTAAACCAGTTATTTCTATCTAAAATCAGTGATATAGCTGACAAAATCCCATATAACAAAAAGGAGTATGAGGCTGAATTTGAAAAGGCCTGTGAGAATTCATATGATAAAAACGTTAAGTATATTTCTAGTCAATATTACCTCGGGCCACTGTTAATGTGGGGTTTATATTTCATTGTTTTGATTACTTTGGCAATGGTTAATTCCGGATACACAATCGGCTTTGAAACCGACAGCGTATTTGACTCATTCATTATTTTAATGTATATTGCCTACTTCATTGGTACCTTAACTCCTATTCCCGCATTGATTGACAGGTGGCCACGTGCATATGCCACTTCAGTGCGTTTAGAGGAAGTCCTGACTATTGAAGATAAAATCATAAAATCCAAAAACACAGATGCTAATCCAAAAGCAATAGAAATTGTTGAGGAGGATATTGCATGGGAGGATAAGGGCATATGGGCTGAAAGAAACGACATCCTGGACAAATTCACTGACATATTAAAAGAGGACAAGATTAAAATAATAATATCAATGATTTTGCTTACTGTATCTACCTTGTGTATTGTTTATGCCCCTAAAGTTGCAGGAAAGACTGCTAATTTATTGCTTTCTAATTCAAATACATTCAACGACCCTACTGTCTACACCAATCTTGCAATATTGATTCTATTATATTCCGGAGGGTATCTCTTAACAATACCTACAAAGAAAATCATGGGAACTATCGGTGAAAAGGTAGCATATAATTTAAGAATGCAATTATTTGATAAGATCGATGCTATCGGTTCAGGATACATTAAAGAAAATTCAAAGGGTCTCATCTTTTCCAGATTAAACAATGATGTGATGAACATCCGTGAGTTTGTCTCTTCCCGCTTTTCTGATATTTATGCGCAAATTCTATCAATAATCCTAGTAATTGTATTGATGTTGATGACAGACTTCAGATTGAGTCTAGTATATATTGCGATATTGCCGATTTATGCCATCGCATTCTATTTATGTGATTATAAATCTAGAGATTACTACGACGGTCATCAAAAGCATTTAGGAAGATTGATGAGCAATTTTGAAAGAGGTCTATCAAATCGTGATTCATTCCATGAAAAAGGATTTAAAAATATCAATCAAACTGTAATTGACTATTACACTAAATCCAAAAACGTCACTAATGCCATGGTGCCGATTACAACATTTTTAACAAATATAAGTAATATAACTGTATATATGGCAGGGATTTACTTCTTATCAGTTAATGAGATTCAGCTGGGAACCCTATTGGCAGTTATTATGTACGGGCAATTATTGACTAAGCCTATTAAAAAAATAAGCAAATCTATCGCTTCCATTGAAACTTCATTTTCAAGCATCAAAAGGATATTTGCGATTATTGACTATGAAAACGATGAATAA